One region of Roseovarius faecimaris genomic DNA includes:
- a CDS encoding FMN-dependent NADH-azoreductase produces MTQTLLQIDSSARMQGSTTRALTTRIAERLGGALTRRDLSSALPQIDENWVNANFTPEADRTPAQRAALALSDQLVAEIKAADVLIIGVPVYNFGIPTALKAWIDQIARAGVTFRYTEAGPEGLLNGKRAILAVASGGTKVGSDIDFATGYMRHILGFIGITDVTLVSADEQMIDAERAAQSAEDAIARLAA; encoded by the coding sequence ATGACACAGACCCTTCTTCAGATCGACAGCTCCGCCCGTATGCAGGGCTCCACCACCCGCGCCCTGACCACCCGGATCGCCGAACGGCTCGGCGGCGCGCTCACCCGCCGAGACCTGTCCTCCGCCCTGCCCCAGATCGACGAAAACTGGGTCAATGCGAATTTCACGCCCGAAGCGGATCGCACCCCGGCCCAGCGCGCCGCGCTAGCGCTTTCGGATCAACTGGTGGCCGAGATCAAGGCGGCGGATGTGCTGATCATCGGCGTGCCGGTCTACAATTTCGGCATCCCCACCGCGCTCAAGGCCTGGATCGACCAGATCGCCCGCGCCGGTGTCACCTTCCGCTATACCGAAGCCGGGCCCGAAGGGCTGCTGAACGGCAAACGCGCCATCCTCGCTGTGGCCTCTGGCGGCACGAAAGTCGGCTCCGACATCGACTTCGCCACCGGGTACATGCGGCACATTCTCGGCTTCATCGGCATCACCGATGTGACACTCGTTTCCGCCGATGAACAGATGATCGACGCCGAGCGCGCCGCGCAATCCGCCGAGGACGCCATCGCCCGCCTCGCCGCCTGA
- the ffh gene encoding signal recognition particle protein translates to MFESLSDRLSGVFDRLTKQGALSEDDVKSALREVRVALLEADVSLPVARDFIKRVQDGATGQAVTKSVTPGQQVVKIVHDALVETLTGSDDPGKLKIDNPPAPILMVGLQGSGKTTTTAKLAKRLKEREGKRVLMASLDVNRPAAMEQLAILGTQIGVDTLPIVKGEDPVAIAKRAKTQAGLGGYDVYMLDTAGRLHIDQELIAQAAAVRDVANPRETLLVVDGLTGQDAVNVATEFDDKIGVTGVVLTRMDGDGRGGAALSMRAVTGKPIRFVGLGEKMDAIETFEPERIAGRILGMGDIVSLVEKAQETIEAEQAEKMMKRFQKGMFNMNDLKMQLEQMQKMGGMEGVMSMMPGMGKMKGQMDEAGIDDKMLSRQIALINSMTKKERANPKLLQASRKKRIARGAGLEVSELNKLLKMQRQMGDMMKKMGKMGKGGMLKQAMKGMFGKGGPSPEDMAGMDPKALEQAAKQMGKGLPGGGLPGLGGGGLSLPPGLSGFGKKK, encoded by the coding sequence ATGTTCGAAAGTCTTTCAGACCGCCTGTCCGGCGTATTCGACCGGCTCACCAAGCAAGGCGCGCTTTCCGAGGATGATGTCAAATCCGCCCTGCGCGAGGTCCGCGTCGCCCTGCTTGAGGCCGACGTGTCCCTGCCCGTCGCGCGCGACTTCATCAAACGTGTGCAGGACGGCGCCACCGGCCAGGCGGTCACCAAATCGGTCACCCCCGGCCAGCAGGTCGTCAAGATCGTGCATGACGCCCTCGTTGAGACGCTGACCGGCTCCGACGATCCCGGCAAGCTCAAGATCGACAACCCGCCCGCGCCGATCCTGATGGTCGGCCTGCAGGGCTCGGGCAAGACGACGACCACCGCCAAGCTCGCCAAGCGCCTCAAGGAACGCGAGGGCAAGCGCGTGCTCATGGCCTCGCTCGACGTGAACCGCCCCGCGGCCATGGAGCAGCTTGCCATCCTCGGCACCCAGATCGGCGTCGATACCCTGCCCATCGTCAAGGGCGAAGACCCCGTGGCCATCGCCAAACGCGCCAAGACGCAAGCCGGCCTTGGTGGCTATGACGTTTACATGCTCGACACAGCCGGGCGCTTGCATATCGACCAGGAGCTGATCGCCCAGGCGGCCGCCGTGCGCGATGTCGCCAATCCGCGCGAAACCCTGCTGGTGGTCGATGGCCTGACCGGTCAGGACGCGGTCAACGTCGCCACCGAGTTCGACGACAAGATCGGCGTCACCGGCGTCGTGCTCACCCGGATGGACGGCGACGGGCGCGGCGGCGCGGCCCTGTCGATGCGCGCCGTCACCGGCAAGCCGATCCGCTTCGTCGGCCTGGGCGAAAAGATGGACGCCATCGAGACCTTCGAGCCCGAGCGCATCGCGGGCCGTATTCTCGGAATGGGCGATATCGTCTCCCTTGTGGAAAAAGCGCAGGAAACCATCGAGGCCGAACAGGCCGAAAAGATGATGAAGCGCTTCCAGAAGGGCATGTTCAACATGAACGACCTGAAGATGCAGCTGGAACAGATGCAGAAGATGGGCGGCATGGAAGGGGTCATGTCGATGATGCCCGGCATGGGCAAGATGAAAGGCCAGATGGACGAGGCCGGCATCGACGACAAGATGCTGTCGCGCCAGATCGCGCTGATCAATTCGATGACCAAGAAAGAGCGCGCCAATCCCAAACTCCTGCAGGCCTCCCGCAAAAAACGCATCGCGCGTGGTGCCGGGCTGGAAGTCTCCGAGCTGAACAAGCTTCTCAAGATGCAGCGCCAGATGGGCGACATGATGAAGAAGATGGGCAAGATGGGCAAAGGCGGGATGCTCAAACAGGCGATGAAGGGCATGTTCGGCAAAGGCGGCCCCTCGCCCGAGGATATGGCGGGCATGGACCCAAAAGCCCTCGAACAGGCCGCCAAGCAAATGGGCAAGGGCCTGCCCGGCGGCGGTCTTCCGGGCCTGGGCGGCGGCGGGCTCTCCCTGCCCCCGGGCCTCTCCGGCTTCGGCAAGAAGAAGTAA
- a CDS encoding F0F1 ATP synthase subunit A — MASEAKDGGTELVFHPMDQFIVKPLLGDGAVGTFTITNVTFWMALTLLAIIGLLVLGTSGRATVPSRMQSIAELAYGFIRKMVEDVAGKDALPYFPMIMTLFMFIVFSNFLGLIPGSFTTTSHIAVTAVMAMAVFLFVTILGFVKNGVGFFSLFWISSAPLALRPILALIEVISYFVRPVSHSIRLAGNMMAGHAVIKVFAAFAPMVLISTGIGLVVTPLSILAITAIYALEVLVSFIQAYVFTILTCVYLKDALHPHH, encoded by the coding sequence ATGGCGAGTGAAGCGAAAGACGGCGGGACGGAGCTGGTTTTTCACCCGATGGATCAGTTCATCGTGAAGCCGCTTCTCGGTGACGGCGCGGTGGGCACGTTCACGATTACCAACGTGACGTTCTGGATGGCGCTGACATTGCTGGCCATCATCGGCCTTCTGGTGCTGGGCACCTCGGGCCGGGCCACGGTGCCGAGCCGGATGCAATCCATTGCCGAGCTCGCCTACGGCTTCATCCGCAAGATGGTCGAGGATGTGGCCGGCAAGGACGCGCTGCCGTACTTCCCGATGATCATGACCCTGTTCATGTTTATTGTCTTCTCGAACTTCCTGGGGCTGATCCCGGGCTCGTTCACGACCACCAGCCATATCGCCGTGACCGCGGTGATGGCCATGGCGGTGTTCCTTTTCGTGACCATCCTGGGCTTCGTGAAGAACGGGGTCGGCTTCTTCAGCCTGTTCTGGATCAGCTCGGCCCCGCTGGCGCTGCGCCCGATCCTGGCGCTGATCGAGGTGATTTCCTACTTCGTGCGTCCCGTCAGCCATTCCATTCGTCTGGCGGGCAACATGATGGCCGGTCACGCGGTGATCAAGGTGTTCGCGGCCTTCGCGCCGATGGTGCTGATCTCGACCGGTATCGGTCTGGTGGTCACGCCGCTTTCGATCCTGGCGATCACCGCGATCTATGCACTTGAGGTGCTGGTGTCCTTCATCCAGGCCTATGTGTTTACCATTCTGACCTGCGTGTATCTGAAGGATGCGCTGCATCCGCATCACTAA
- a CDS encoding I78 family peptidase inhibitor: MRYAILCGLLLAGCMQTTAPAPAPDPDDSCGKAMFADLVGEPAANHSFDAAPGDVRVIYPGQAVTMDHRPDRLNVDVNRNGDIGRLWCG, translated from the coding sequence ATGAGATACGCCATCCTTTGCGGCCTTCTTCTGGCCGGATGCATGCAAACCACCGCCCCGGCCCCCGCGCCGGATCCCGACGATAGCTGCGGCAAGGCCATGTTTGCCGATCTCGTGGGCGAACCTGCGGCCAACCACAGCTTTGACGCCGCCCCCGGCGATGTGCGCGTGATCTATCCCGGTCAGGCCGTGACGATGGATCACCGCCCCGACCGGCTGAATGTGGATGTGAACCGCAATGGCGATATCGGGCGGCTCTGGTGCGGCTGA
- a CDS encoding LysR family transcriptional regulator → MDNWDEIRTAYHVARVGTVSGAAEALGVHHATVIRHIDALEERLGTKLFQRHARGYTPTEAGEDLLRVAQATDDQFSQLAGRLKGRGNEVGGELVVTSLGGYSPLLVPILTEFQAEYPEIIVRYLTSDRLFRLEYGEAHVAIRAGRAPDQPDNVVQAFTTQQTTLYASQSYVDRYGCPKNWDEFHKHRFVGADDPKSRAPFAAWMREHVPAQNIVFRSGDVHAQRRAIQEGAGIGFMSVLHAREVGGLIEVTEPREDWAVPLWLVTHMDLHRTTKVQAFLTFLKARVRELDAAS, encoded by the coding sequence ATGGATAACTGGGATGAGATCCGGACCGCTTACCATGTGGCCCGAGTGGGCACGGTCAGCGGCGCGGCAGAGGCGCTGGGGGTGCATCATGCGACGGTGATCCGGCATATCGACGCGCTGGAGGAGCGGCTTGGCACCAAGCTGTTTCAGCGTCATGCGCGCGGCTACACTCCCACGGAGGCGGGTGAGGACCTGCTGCGCGTGGCCCAGGCGACGGATGACCAGTTCAGCCAGCTTGCGGGGCGGCTGAAGGGGCGCGGCAACGAGGTGGGCGGTGAGCTTGTGGTCACGTCGCTGGGGGGCTACAGCCCGCTGCTTGTGCCGATCCTGACGGAGTTTCAGGCCGAGTATCCGGAGATCATCGTGCGCTATCTGACCAGCGACCGGCTGTTCCGGCTGGAATATGGCGAGGCGCATGTGGCGATCCGGGCCGGGCGCGCCCCGGATCAGCCGGATAACGTGGTGCAGGCCTTCACCACGCAGCAGACCACGCTTTATGCCAGCCAGTCCTATGTGGACAGGTATGGCTGCCCCAAGAACTGGGACGAGTTTCACAAGCATCGGTTTGTCGGGGCGGATGATCCCAAATCGCGCGCGCCCTTCGCGGCTTGGATGCGAGAGCATGTCCCGGCGCAGAACATCGTCTTCCGCAGCGGCGACGTGCATGCGCAGCGCCGCGCCATTCAGGAGGGGGCGGGGATCGGCTTTATGTCGGTGCTGCATGCGCGCGAGGTGGGCGGGCTGATCGAGGTGACCGAGCCGCGCGAGGACTGGGCGGTGCCGCTGTGGCTGGTCACGCATATGGATCTGCACCGGACTACGAAAGTGCAGGCCTTTCTGACCTTTCTCAAGGCGCGGGTCAGGGAGTTGGATGCCGCATCATGA
- a CDS encoding universal stress protein, which yields MFKRIMVPVDMATADTLTHAVDVAADLAKHYGATLGLISVSGGLQGRVSHSHERYGEKLADFAAEMGARNDIEIGSRNISVPDPSVEVDQVLLEQIEAQEVDLVVIASHQPNWTDIFVNSHGGRLARRAPVSVFVVRAGG from the coding sequence ATGTTCAAACGGATCATGGTGCCGGTCGATATGGCCACGGCTGACACGCTGACCCATGCGGTGGATGTGGCCGCCGACCTGGCAAAGCATTACGGTGCAACGCTGGGCCTGATCAGCGTGAGCGGCGGTCTTCAGGGGCGCGTGTCGCACTCGCATGAGCGTTACGGCGAGAAGCTCGCGGACTTCGCCGCCGAGATGGGCGCCCGCAATGACATCGAGATCGGCAGCCGGAACATCAGCGTGCCGGACCCGAGCGTGGAGGTGGATCAGGTGCTGCTGGAACAGATCGAGGCGCAGGAGGTGGACCTTGTCGTGATCGCGTCGCATCAGCCGAACTGGACCGATATTTTCGTCAACTCCCACGGCGGGCGGCTGGCGCGGCGGGCGCCGGTGTCGGTTTTCGTGGTGCGGGCCGGTGGCTAG
- a CDS encoding YeeE/YedE family protein, with protein MQIAWIYGLIGGLMIGGAAALFLLVNGRIMGASGILGSVVDGSGWSSLAERLAFLAGLIGLPALVMLAGHAPETHLTGNWAVVMIAGLAVGLGTRMANGCTSGHGVCGISRLSLRGIVATLVYLGAGMVTMLIARHLLEVI; from the coding sequence ATCCAGATCGCTTGGATATACGGCCTGATCGGCGGGCTGATGATCGGCGGCGCCGCCGCGCTTTTCCTGCTGGTCAATGGCCGCATCATGGGCGCCAGCGGGATTCTGGGCAGCGTCGTGGACGGCTCCGGCTGGTCCAGCCTGGCCGAACGGCTCGCCTTTCTTGCCGGGCTGATCGGTCTTCCCGCGCTGGTGATGCTCGCGGGCCACGCCCCCGAAACCCACCTGACCGGCAATTGGGCTGTTGTGATGATCGCCGGTCTCGCCGTGGGCCTCGGCACGCGCATGGCCAATGGCTGCACCTCCGGGCATGGCGTCTGCGGCATTTCGCGCCTCTCCCTGCGCGGGATCGTGGCGACGCTGGTCTATCTCGGCGCGGGCATGGTCACCATGCTGATCGCCCGGCACCTGCTGGAGGTGATCTGA
- a CDS encoding S-(hydroxymethyl)glutathione dehydrogenase/class III alcohol dehydrogenase, producing the protein MRTTAAVALEAGKPMEIMEVNLDGPKAGEVLVEIKATGLCHTDDFTLSGADPEGAFPAILGHEGAGVVVEVGPGVTSLEPGDHVIPLYTPECRECEYCLNPKTNLCQKIRATQGAGVMPDGTSRFSMLDGTPILHYMGCSTFSNHTVLPEIALAKVRKDAPFDKICYIGCGVTTGIGAVINTAKVEIGSTAIVFGLGGIGLNVIQGLRLAGADQIVGVDINDGKAEMATHFGMTHFVNPTKVDGDIVAHLVELTGGGGDYTFDATGNVTVMRQALESAHKGWGESVIIGVAGAGQEISTRPFQLVTGRVWRGTAFGGASGRTDVPKIVDWYMDGKIEIDPMITHTLKLEEINKGFDMMHAGESIRSVVVY; encoded by the coding sequence ATGCGGACCACAGCCGCCGTAGCCCTGGAAGCGGGCAAGCCGATGGAAATCATGGAGGTGAACCTCGATGGCCCGAAAGCGGGCGAGGTTCTGGTGGAGATCAAGGCCACGGGCCTGTGCCACACCGACGATTTCACCCTGTCGGGCGCGGACCCGGAGGGGGCCTTTCCGGCCATCCTGGGCCATGAAGGCGCGGGCGTTGTGGTCGAGGTCGGCCCTGGCGTGACCTCGCTGGAGCCGGGCGATCACGTGATCCCGCTCTACACGCCCGAGTGCCGTGAGTGTGAATACTGCCTCAACCCCAAGACCAACCTGTGCCAGAAAATCCGCGCCACGCAGGGCGCGGGCGTGATGCCCGACGGCACGTCGCGGTTTTCCATGCTCGATGGCACGCCGATCCTGCATTACATGGGCTGCTCGACCTTTTCGAACCATACGGTTCTGCCCGAGATCGCGCTGGCCAAGGTGCGCAAGGACGCCCCGTTTGACAAGATTTGCTATATCGGCTGTGGCGTGACCACCGGCATTGGCGCGGTGATCAACACCGCCAAGGTCGAGATCGGTTCGACCGCGATCGTCTTTGGTCTCGGCGGCATTGGCCTCAACGTGATCCAGGGCCTGCGGCTGGCGGGTGCGGATCAGATCGTGGGCGTCGACATCAACGACGGCAAGGCCGAGATGGCCACCCATTTCGGGATGACCCATTTCGTGAACCCCACCAAGGTGGATGGCGATATCGTGGCGCATCTGGTGGAGCTGACCGGTGGCGGCGGCGATTACACCTTTGATGCCACGGGCAATGTGACCGTCATGCGCCAGGCGCTCGAATCGGCCCATAAGGGCTGGGGCGAAAGCGTGATCATCGGCGTGGCGGGCGCCGGGCAGGAGATTTCCACCCGTCCGTTCCAGCTTGTGACCGGCCGGGTCTGGCGCGGGACGGCCTTTGGCGGCGCGTCGGGGCGCACGGATGTGCCCAAGATCGTCGACTGGTACATGGACGGCAAGATCGAGATCGATCCGATGATCACTCACACCCTGAAGCTGGAAGAGATCAACAAGGGCTTCGACATGATGCATGCGGGCGAAAGCATCCGCAGCGTGGTGGTCTATTGA
- a CDS encoding glycosyltransferase family 61 protein, with product MSTVDMTVQTPLSPDRLPPPIIEPVEEARIVPVEQDEGLGCGVFRPDGSFCELSRTRISDDRFTAQPALPDMRDAARLEGTYLFGGLGRHHFGHFLMESIARVWAMDGRYERFDGLIMLPFQQTDFGSVLRRRLLAFFEIMGVDMPLHLVKVPLVAERLLIPAQGFGHQDWASGTEEFRTYVRGRIAANCPAQGPEKIYISRSKLKHGHQKVDQEERIERMMRAAGYEIFHPQRHSIAAQIRVYRAAKVIVGGDGSAFHMVPFAMREGARIGLIQRRARDRAVQAIANQITAFEKVKLTRIDALTGTARHSGLPDPMDIAALQAQLSETGFI from the coding sequence ATGAGCACGGTTGACATGACAGTACAGACGCCGCTGTCACCGGACCGGCTACCGCCGCCCATCATCGAGCCGGTGGAGGAGGCCCGGATCGTCCCGGTCGAGCAGGACGAGGGGCTCGGATGCGGCGTCTTCCGCCCCGATGGCAGCTTTTGCGAGCTGTCGCGCACCCGCATCTCCGACGACAGGTTCACCGCCCAACCCGCCTTGCCGGATATGCGCGACGCCGCCCGGCTTGAGGGCACCTATCTCTTCGGCGGGCTGGGGCGGCACCATTTCGGGCATTTCCTGATGGAAAGCATCGCGCGCGTCTGGGCCATGGATGGCCGGTACGAGCGGTTCGACGGGCTGATCATGCTGCCCTTTCAACAGACCGATTTCGGCTCGGTTCTGCGGCGTCGCCTGCTGGCCTTTTTCGAGATCATGGGCGTGGATATGCCGCTGCATCTGGTGAAGGTGCCGCTGGTGGCGGAACGGCTTCTGATCCCGGCGCAGGGATTTGGGCATCAGGACTGGGCCAGCGGCACCGAAGAATTCCGCACCTATGTCCGCGGCCGCATCGCCGCCAATTGCCCGGCACAGGGACCCGAGAAAATCTATATCTCCCGCTCCAAGCTGAAACACGGGCATCAGAAAGTCGACCAGGAAGAGCGTATCGAACGCATGATGCGCGCTGCGGGCTATGAGATTTTCCACCCGCAACGGCACAGTATCGCGGCGCAAATCCGGGTCTACCGCGCAGCCAAGGTGATTGTCGGCGGCGATGGCTCGGCCTTTCACATGGTGCCTTTCGCCATGCGGGAAGGCGCGCGGATCGGTCTGATCCAGCGCCGCGCCCGCGACCGGGCCGTACAGGCCATCGCCAACCAGATCACCGCCTTCGAAAAGGTGAAACTGACCCGCATTGATGCGCTCACCGGCACCGCGCGTCATTCCGGCCTGCCCGATCCGATGGACATCGCCGCGCTTCAGGCGCAGCTGTCCGAAACCGGCTTCATCTGA
- a CDS encoding AtpZ/AtpI family protein: MTDPDDAERLAQLDARIRALKEKDAPKPHTEEHYSQAQHAWRMVIELVTGLLIGFGMGYGLDSLFGTLPIFLVLFTLLGLAAGIKTMMRSAEEIQNQNLAAESTSEAAKTAPRSGGDERAKHGE, encoded by the coding sequence GTGACCGATCCCGACGATGCTGAGCGTTTGGCGCAGCTGGATGCCCGGATCAGGGCCTTGAAAGAGAAGGACGCGCCGAAGCCGCACACGGAAGAACACTACTCCCAGGCACAGCATGCCTGGCGGATGGTGATCGAGTTGGTGACCGGTCTTTTGATCGGTTTTGGCATGGGATACGGGCTGGACAGCCTGTTCGGGACGCTTCCGATCTTCCTCGTGCTGTTTACATTGCTGGGCCTCGCGGCGGGCATCAAGACGATGATGCGCAGCGCCGAGGAGATCCAGAATCAGAACCTGGCCGCAGAGAGCACATCTGAGGCCGCGAAGACCGCCCCCCGCAGCGGGGGAGATGAGAGGGCAAAGCATGGCGAGTGA
- a CDS encoding DMT family transporter, with product MSDRLRGHLAMLAFSGLIAGSFALGSMAAPHIAPMALNAVRFVLASVLLGVLAWSYTGIDRSAFAAPWRYLAMGASMAIYFVLMFEGLKTAPPVSAAAVFTLTPIISGAFGYVLLRQVMTRRMALALAVGGAGALWVIFRADWQAFLRFQVGRGEAVYFVGVIAHALYTPLVRKLNRGEKPVVFSFGAMVAAALLLVVAGGRDMLATDWVSLPAIVWITIAYTAVAATAVTFVLLQYATLRLPSAKVMAYTYLTPSWVICWQAALGHGLPSGLVAVGVGLTVVALALLLKDE from the coding sequence ATGAGTGACCGGTTGCGCGGCCATCTGGCCATGCTGGCCTTTTCGGGGCTGATTGCGGGCTCGTTCGCGCTGGGGTCGATGGCGGCGCCGCATATCGCGCCGATGGCGCTGAATGCGGTGCGCTTCGTATTGGCCTCGGTGCTGCTTGGGGTGCTGGCGTGGTCCTATACGGGTATCGACCGCAGCGCCTTTGCCGCGCCCTGGCGCTATCTGGCGATGGGCGCGTCGATGGCGATCTATTTCGTGCTGATGTTCGAGGGGTTGAAGACGGCGCCGCCGGTATCGGCCGCGGCGGTTTTTACGCTGACGCCGATCATTTCGGGGGCCTTCGGCTATGTGCTGCTCCGGCAGGTGATGACACGGCGCATGGCGCTGGCGCTGGCGGTGGGCGGCGCGGGGGCGCTTTGGGTGATCTTCCGCGCCGACTGGCAGGCGTTTCTGCGGTTTCAGGTGGGGCGGGGCGAGGCGGTCTATTTCGTCGGAGTCATTGCGCACGCGCTTTACACGCCGCTGGTGCGCAAGCTGAACCGGGGGGAGAAACCGGTGGTTTTCTCTTTCGGGGCGATGGTGGCGGCGGCGCTGCTGCTGGTGGTGGCAGGCGGGCGCGACATGCTGGCCACGGATTGGGTCAGCCTGCCCGCGATCGTCTGGATCACCATCGCCTATACGGCGGTCGCGGCAACGGCGGTGACGTTTGTCTTGCTGCAATACGCCACGCTGCGCCTGCCCTCGGCCAAGGTGATGGCCTATACCTATCTGACGCCAAGCTGGGTGATCTGCTGGCAAGCCGCGCTCGGGCACGGGCTGCCCTCGGGGCTGGTGGCGGTGGGCGTGGGGCTGACGGTGGTGGCGCTGGCGTTGCTGCTGAAGGATGAGTGA
- a CDS encoding DJ-1/PfpI family protein, protein MTMRIGCVLFDGFETLDMFGPVELFGMHEAAFEMRLVAEAPGPVRSAQGWQAVAEAGFDDLAQYDILLVPGGAGTRREVDNPALLGWLKAQAEAARFITSVCTGSALLARAGLLDGKRATSNKRAFDWVTQTGPRVDWVYHARWVEDGRFWTSSGVSAGMDMTLALIAHLLGRPAAENAADWAEYTWHRDADHDPFATRDRA, encoded by the coding sequence ATGACGATGCGCATTGGCTGTGTGCTTTTTGACGGGTTCGAGACACTCGACATGTTCGGGCCGGTGGAGCTATTTGGCATGCATGAAGCGGCGTTCGAGATGCGGCTCGTGGCCGAGGCGCCCGGCCCGGTGCGCAGCGCGCAAGGCTGGCAGGCGGTGGCGGAGGCCGGGTTTGACGACCTGGCGCAGTATGACATCCTGCTGGTCCCGGGCGGGGCGGGCACGCGGCGTGAGGTGGACAATCCGGCGCTGCTCGGCTGGCTGAAGGCGCAAGCCGAAGCTGCGCGGTTCATCACCTCGGTCTGCACCGGCAGCGCGCTTCTGGCGCGGGCCGGGCTGCTGGACGGCAAGCGGGCCACCTCCAACAAACGCGCCTTCGACTGGGTGACGCAAACCGGGCCCCGGGTCGATTGGGTCTATCATGCGCGCTGGGTCGAGGACGGCCGGTTCTGGACCTCATCCGGCGTGTCGGCCGGCATGGACATGACGCTGGCGCTTATCGCGCATCTGCTTGGCAGGCCCGCCGCCGAGAATGCCGCCGATTGGGCCGAATACACATGGCACCGGGACGCGGACCACGATCCTTTCGCAACACGGGACCGCGCCTAG
- a CDS encoding class I SAM-dependent methyltransferase — protein sequence MTETPNSGQAEYWSTSGQSWITHQAAMDQLLSEPLNTLLAHAAPREGERVLDIGCGTGASCLKLSAAVGEGGHVTALDIAGPLLDMARARGEAESRSNITYLLGDAQVHDFAPGAADLVFSRFGVMFFDDPVAAFQNLRAATRPGGRLAMLCWQGAPENPWFMLPMQAAMDRLGRPEPLDPHAPGPMAFKDVDRVTGILRDAGWAEATGTRIEADLLPPQTLPDAADMAATVGPATRLMREKNGTEADLAAIRSAVASALAPYQGDTGLRIPARLIVYSGTNPG from the coding sequence ATGACCGAGACCCCCAATTCCGGGCAAGCCGAATACTGGAGCACCTCCGGCCAAAGCTGGATCACCCATCAGGCCGCGATGGATCAGCTTCTGTCGGAGCCGCTCAACACCCTGCTGGCCCATGCCGCACCGCGCGAGGGCGAGAGGGTGCTCGATATCGGTTGCGGCACCGGGGCAAGCTGCCTCAAACTCTCCGCCGCGGTCGGCGAAGGCGGCCATGTCACCGCGCTCGATATCGCCGGTCCGTTGCTCGACATGGCGCGGGCACGGGGCGAAGCCGAAAGCCGCTCGAATATCACCTATCTTCTGGGGGACGCGCAGGTGCACGACTTTGCCCCCGGCGCGGCCGATCTGGTCTTCTCCCGTTTCGGCGTCATGTTCTTCGACGATCCCGTCGCCGCCTTCCAGAACCTGCGTGCCGCCACGCGCCCGGGCGGGCGCCTCGCCATGCTGTGCTGGCAGGGCGCACCGGAAAACCCGTGGTTCATGCTGCCGATGCAGGCCGCGATGGACCGGCTCGGCCGCCCCGAGCCGTTGGACCCGCACGCGCCCGGCCCCATGGCCTTCAAGGACGTGGACCGTGTCACCGGCATCCTGCGCGATGCAGGCTGGGCCGAGGCCACCGGCACGCGCATCGAGGCCGATCTGCTGCCGCCGCAAACCCTGCCCGACGCCGCCGACATGGCCGCGACGGTCGGCCCGGCCACCCGGCTCATGCGCGAAAAAAATGGCACGGAGGCCGATCTTGCCGCCATCAGGTCTGCGGTCGCATCCGCCCTGGCGCCCTATCAGGGCGACACCGGCCTGCGCATCCCCGCGCGGCTGATCGTCTATAGTGGCACCAACCCCGGCTGA
- a CDS encoding DUF2794 domain-containing protein, whose protein sequence is MSFQSPTSLPLSGRAETVAFHRTELSVILSLYGRMVAAGEWRDYGISCLRDVAVFSVFRRTAEHPLYRIEKRPKLRGRQGQYAVIGMDGQILKRGSDLRTVLRVLERKLIRAVD, encoded by the coding sequence ATGAGCTTTCAGTCTCCGACCTCCCTTCCCCTCTCCGGACGCGCCGAAACCGTCGCCTTTCACCGCACCGAGCTGAGCGTGATCCTGTCGCTCTATGGCCGTATGGTGGCGGCCGGGGAATGGCGCGACTATGGCATTTCCTGCCTGCGCGATGTGGCCGTGTTTTCGGTCTTCCGGCGTACCGCCGAACATCCGCTCTACCGGATTGAGAAACGCCCCAAACTGCGCGGGCGGCAAGGCCAGTATGCGGTGATCGGCATGGACGGCCAGATCCTCAAACGCGGCTCCGATCTCAGGACCGTTCTGCGCGTGCTCGAGCGCAAGCTCATCCGCGCCGTCGACTGA
- a CDS encoding ArsR/SmtB family transcription factor, giving the protein MTNPLDMQFAALADPTRRAILMMLLEDDMAVTDVAEPFEMSLAAISKHLNILSRAGLISQERRGRVKWCKLEPDAMRDASIWMQSFGQFEAINLDAFERFLQSELTAEGDPDEHG; this is encoded by the coding sequence ATGACCAACCCGCTCGACATGCAGTTCGCTGCTCTGGCCGACCCGACCCGCCGCGCCATCCTGATGATGCTGCTGGAGGACGATATGGCCGTCACCGACGTGGCCGAGCCCTTCGAGATGAGCCTTGCCGCGATCTCGAAACACCTCAACATCCTATCACGCGCGGGCCTGATCAGCCAGGAACGGCGCGGACGGGTGAAATGGTGCAAGCTGGAGCCGGACGCGATGCGCGATGCCTCGATCTGGATGCAGAGCTTCGGTCAGTTCGAGGCGATCAACCTGGACGCGTTCGAGCGGTTCCTGCAATCCGAACTCACCGCCGAGGGGGACCCGGATGAGCACGGTTGA